A genomic window from Triplophysa dalaica isolate WHDGS20190420 chromosome 24, ASM1584641v1, whole genome shotgun sequence includes:
- the nuak1b gene encoding NUAK family SNF1-like kinase 1 produces the protein METQRPGAGDPSGPSVESPGCSGGVQRSSSGVKKHHHKHNLKHRYELLETLGRGTYGKVKKAIERHSGREVAIKSIRKEKIKDEQDMVHIRREIEIMSSLRHPHIISIYEVFENKDKIVIVMEYASKGELYDYISERRRLTERETRHFFRQIVSAVHYCHKNGVVHRDLKLENVLLDENCNIKIADFGLSNMYHKDKLLQTFCGSPLYASPEIVNGRPYCGPEVDSWALGVLLYTLVYGSMPFDGGDHKNLIRQISNGEYREPTQSSDARGLIRWMLMVNPERRATVEDIANHWWVNWGWKTSVCDCESQRDAGSPMLARLIDWQNRTEPRPTKAVRSEPFLLVHQRPKKSKKENDVGVSQCNGEDSVDLKRPKSILKTRLSEEQDSPSLEDRELGSGAGTPEKDSEPDDAEEESALTGHSPSKMISILPKKGILKNNQQRESGYYSSPERSESSDLLGGNITPLASSSPPKRAVGRKGILKRNGKYSTYSGAPSLSVLGEPAPGDSGLSRSQSRPSSIVRQDSDTITSSSFSATDWPPPTARPKIRSCVSAENLLQLANFTGLKAAPPLHSGKFGRGAQRSPGDNSSFSLLGDLDDMTQVYQLALDISNNLS, from the exons ATGGAGACACAGCGGCCGGGTGCAGGTGACCCGTCGGGCCCCTCGGTGGAGTCACCTGGGTGCTCCGGAGGGGTCCAACGCAGCAGCTCCGGTGTAAAGAAACATCACCACAAACACAACCTCAAGCATCGATACGAGCTGCTGGAGACCCTGGGGAGAGGAACGTACGGGAAAGTCAAGAAGGCCATCGAGCGCCATTCTGGAAGAGAG GTTGCCATCAAGTCTATCAGGAAGGAGAAGATAAAGGATGAACAGGACATGGTTCACATTCGGCGAGAGATTGAAATCATGTCATCGCTTCGCCACCCACACATCATCTCTATATATGAAg TGTTTGAAAATAAAGACAAGATCGTGATCGTCATGGAATACGCCAGCAAAGGCGAACTCTACGACTATATCAGCGAGCGTCGCCGTCTGACGGAGAGAGAAACCAGACACTTCTTCAGACAGATCGTGTCTGCTGTGCACTACTGCCACAAG AATGGTGTCGTTCACCGGGACCTAAAACTGGAGAACGTGCTACTGGATGAGAACTGTAACATAAAG ATTGCTGATTTTGGCCTGTCCAACATGTACCATAAAGACAAACTTCTGCAGACATTCTGTGGTAGCCCGCTGTACGCGTCTCCAGAGATTGTCAACGGGAGACCTTATTGTGGTCCAGAG GTAGACAGCTGGGCTCTGGGTGTGTTGCTGTATACGCTGGTCTATGGCAGTATGCCGTTTGATGGAGGTGACCACAAAAATCTAATTCGGCAAATCAGCAATGGGGAGTATCGAGAACCGACACAGTCATCAG ATGCACGTGGTCTCATCCGCTGGATGCTGATGGTCAACCCTGAACGGCGGGCAACGGTCGAAGACATCGCCAATCACTGGTGGGTAAACTGGGGATGGAAGACCAGCGTGTGTGACTGTGAGTCTCAAAGGGATGCTGGCTCGCCCATGTTGGCCCGTCTCATCGACTGGCAGAACCGGACCGAGCCCCGTCCCACCAAAGCTGTCCGATCCGAGCCGTTCCTGCTGGTCCATCAACGCCCCAAAAAGTCCAAGAAAGAAAACGATGTTGGAGTTTCCCAGTGTAATGGTGAGGACAGCGTAGACCTGAAGAGACCGAAGAGCATCTTGAAGACGAGACTATCCGAAGAGCAAGACTCACCAAGTCTTGAAGACAGAGAGTTGGGGTCAGGTGCAGGAACCCCAGAGAAGGATTCTGAGCCTGATGACGCTGAGGAGGAGTCAGCACTAACAGGCCACTCCCCTAGTAAGATGATCTCCATCCTTCCAAAGAAAGGGATCTTAAAGAACAACCAGCAACGGGAATCAGGGTACTATTCTTCCCCGGAGCGCAGCGAGTCCTCTGACCTGCTAGGTGGCAACATCACACCGCTTGCATCCAGCTCGCCACCAAAGCGAGCCGTCGGTAGAAAGGGCATCTTGAAGCGCAATGGGAAGTATTCCACGTACAGCGGAGCTCCTTCCTTGAGCGTCCTTGGAGAGCCGGCACCCGGCGATTCAGGGTTATCCCGCAGTCAGAGTCGCCCGTCAAGCATCGTAAGGCAGGATAGCGACACCATCACAAGCAGCTCCTTCAGTGCCACAGACTGGCCACCGCCCACCGCCCGGCCCAAAATCAGAAGCTGTGTGTCTGCAGAAAACCTCCTACAGCTAGCTAACTTCACAGGCCTCAAGGCGGCTCCACCCCTACATAGTGGAAAATTTGGGAGGGGAGCACAGAGGTCCCCTGGGGATAACAGCAGCTTCTCTCTGTTAGGAGATCTGGATGATATGACTCAGGTGTACCAACTTGCCCTGGACATCAGCAACAACCTGTCATAG